Proteins encoded by one window of Microplitis mediator isolate UGA2020A chromosome 1, iyMicMedi2.1, whole genome shotgun sequence:
- the LOC130663180 gene encoding uncharacterized protein LOC130663180, translating to MSSLYPSLQEKFKSEGVCPICMMEMNASSKYSCMNGHIVCHRCKPYYFSCPTCRSSLSVEAPSQEFNHEFHMPPAIHYMPHPYPVYPPNSMPSAPFIDNERLQWGPPSPTEDQQLLPCQYSYLGCYANIPEHLRDLHESRCQFRPYLEEEHLPTDLNNEEGALENCRYSVVGCNVRLPEWRKLVHENLCIYKDRLEGLDDIQRNFDSLNFEDGDPEEMVECQFNKYGCMVKMPRRRKLMHQQKCNYRKYQDSEDFSDDYQHNSEPEIDPDSQVPCRWSIYGCQVQPRYYKKMSHEEKCNYRREKCRFAENGCSEMVEPFKKHLHESNCSYA from the exons ATGTCAAGTCTTTATCCGAGTCtccaagaaaaattcaaaagtgaaGGCGTTTGTCCAATTTGCATGATGGAGATGAATGCTTCATCGAAATACTCATGTATGAATGGACATATCGTTTGTCATCGCTGTAAGCCTTATTACTTCTCTTGCCCAACATGTCGATCATCACTAAGTGTAGAAGCTCCATCTCAAGAATTTAACCACGAATTCCATATGCCACCAGCTATACACTACATGCCACATCCTTATCCAGTATATCCACCCAA TTCTATGCCATCCGCTCCATTTATTGATAACGAACGTCTTCAATGGGGCCCGCCGAGTCCAACAGAAGACCAGCAACTTCTTCCATGTCAATATTCATATCTCGGCTGCTACGCTAATATACCCGAACACCTTAGAGATTTGCATGAATCTAGATGCCAATTTCGTCCTTATCTTGAAGAAGAACATCTTCCTACTGACCTAAACAATGAGGAAGGAGCTTTGGAAAACTGCAGATACAGCGTAGTCGGTTGCAACGTAAGATTGCCCGAATGGCGAAAACTTGTGCATGAAAATCTATGCATTTACAAAGACCGACTTGAAGGACTAGATGACATTCAACGTAATTTCGATTCATTGAACTTTGAAGATGGTGATCCTGAAGAAATGGTTGAATGTCAGTTCAACAAATATGGTTGTATGGTAAAAATGCCAAGACGTAGAAAGCTTATGCATCAACAAAAATGTAACTATCGAAAGTATCAAGACAGTGAGGATTTTTCTGATGATTATCAACACAATTCTGAGCCCGAAATTGACCCTGATTCACAAGTCCCTTGCCGTTGGTCTATTTATGGATGTCAAGTACAACCgcgttattataaaaaaatgtctcatgAAGAGAAATGTAACTATCGTAGAGAAAAATGTAGATTTGCTGAAAATGGTTGTTCGGAAATGGTCGAACCATTCAAAAAACATCTTCACGAATCTAATTGTAGTTACGCATAA